GATGTGTTTGACGGTATTGTTATTGCAGGCCCCACGTTTTCAGTTACTCCTGATTTCCAGAAACTAGCACAATACAATATTACTCCAACTGATTTTCAGTTTCAATTGCAGACTATTATGGAAGGGAATGAGGCCGGGACTGTTTTCGAAAAACAGCAGCTTACCCCTATCCGCTTAATCTATAATTCCAATAACGGTGTTTCGGCACAGGATATAGAAAATAGCCAGATATTCCTTTCGAATGGTCAACAAAAATTATTGAAGGAATTAGCCAAAGTAGAATTTAAATCGGGTTCAAGTGAAATACAACGAGAGGATTTGCAAACAATGGGTGTTGTTACCGCTCGTCTGGATAAAGGAGATTTGGGAGGTACTGTAAATAAAATACAACATGAAATACGAAGCCACATCTCTCTGCCTAAAGGTTATTCAATTACTTATGGAGGAGCTTATGCCCAGCAACAGCAATCATTCAAAGAGTTACTGATGATTCTGATACTTTCTTGTATGCTTGTATTCACGGTAATATTGTTTATGTTCAGAGATATAAAAGTAGCCTTTACCATTATATTGGTTTCTATTCTGGGAATATGTGGAAGCTATATCTCACTCTATATTACAGGAACAGCCCTCAATGTAGGCAGTTATACCGGAATTATTATGATAGTGGGAATTATCGGAGAAAACGCAATCTTCACTTATCTGCAATATCATGAGAGTCTATCAAGCATCAGTCGAAAACATGCCTTGGTATATGCAATAAGCACACGACTGCGCCCCAAACTGATGACAGCCGTTGGAGCTGTTATCGCATTAACTCCTTTAGCCATGGGTATAGGAACTGGAGCACAACTACATCAGCCTCTTGCCATTGCAGTTATTGGTGGGTTTATTGTGGCTTTACCATTGCTTCTTGTTGTATTGCCAACATTAATTTATCGGATAAAGCCGTCGCATCCATAGATATTTAAATTTTTCGTATATATTTGCTTTCATGAAGCTACTAATAATTGAAGATGAGCACGAGCTTTCAAAGAGTATCGTAACCTACCTTGCAGCAGAGAACTATCTTTGCCAGCAAGCCTTTACGTTTGATGAGGCCATGGAAAAGGTCTCCCTCTACTCTTATGATTGCATTTTACTGGATTTAATGTTACCTGGAGGAAACGGTCTGGATATACTCACAGAAATTAAGCTACAGAACAATCCTGCCGGCGTTATTATTATTTCCGCAAAAGATTCATTGGACGACAAGATCTGCGGACTCAAGATTGGGGCAGATGATTATCTCTCCAAGCCTTTTCATCTTCCGGAATTAAGTATGCGTATCTATGCCCTTATCCGCCGCCGTCAATTTTTCAGCAATAATACTTTAACTATAAACAATCTGATTATCAATCTGCTTAATAAAGAAGTAGTAGCAAATGGAAAAATTATTAATCTGACAAAAACTGAATATGAGCTTCTTTTATTTCTCGTCGGAAACAAAAATAGAGTTGTATCTAAAAGCGCTTTGGCAGAACACCTGAGCGGAGACATGGCAGACATGTTCGACAGTCAGAACTTTGTTTATGCTCATATAAAAAACCTAAAGGCCAAGCTGGCAGATGCAGGTTGTCCCGATTATATTAAAAATGTTTATGGAACCGGATACAAATGGATAGAATGAAAAGTCTCCTTCAAAAAAGCCTTTCAAGGTTCACAATTTGTACAGTAATTATTCTTTTACTAGCAACCCCACTCTTTTATCTTCTTACCAAGTATTTCTATGCAGAAGATTTAAGGGAAATAGTTGAAGCTGCCCAATCAGGAGTTCCTCTTCCGAAAACAGACCTTGAACAAGACATGATTGTAGGCATTGCATTGCAGTTCGTTTTAATAATGAGCGTTTTATTGGCTTCATTAATCCTAATGTTAAAATTAATTTCCAAACGGCTTTGGGCTCCCTTTGATGAAACACTGAGACAACTTGAACATTTTTCGCTTGAAAAGGAAATTCCTCCTCTATTTACGGTAAGTGACATAAAAGAATTTAATCGACTAAATTCCGTTCTCACTCAATTGATCAAGAACAATTTACGCAGTTATAAGATACAGAAAGAGTTTACCGAAAATGCATCACACGAATTACAAACGCCTCTGGCTGTTTTTCAAAGCAAACTCGATTTATTGCTGCAGCAGCCCAATATGACCCAACAACAAGCCGAAATTGTACTAAGCCTATATGAAGTCTCTGCACGTCTTACACGTCTGAACAAGAATCTTCTCTTGCTTGCAAAGATAGATAACAAGCAATACACACAAATGGAACTTATTGATATAGTTCAGATAATAGAAAGGACTTTGCCTCTACTGAGCGAATTTACCCAAGAAATAAAAATACGGAAAGAAATACAAGTTACATCGTTTACAATAAGGGCAAATAAAGCTCTTTTGGAAAGTCTGATTAATAATTTGTTTATAAATGCCGTACGTCACAATGTTGTTAAAGGAGAGATCACCATTATTATAACGCCCAATCAACTAATTATTTCTAATACGTCCTCTGAAGAACAGTTGGATAAAGAATTAGTATTCGAACGTTTCCACCGTTCATCAGAAAAGATAAATGGAAACGGCTTGGGGCTAG
The Bacteroides sedimenti genome window above contains:
- a CDS encoding response regulator transcription factor, with product MKLLIIEDEHELSKSIVTYLAAENYLCQQAFTFDEAMEKVSLYSYDCILLDLMLPGGNGLDILTEIKLQNNPAGVIIISAKDSLDDKICGLKIGADDYLSKPFHLPELSMRIYALIRRRQFFSNNTLTINNLIINLLNKEVVANGKIINLTKTEYELLLFLVGNKNRVVSKSALAEHLSGDMADMFDSQNFVYAHIKNLKAKLADAGCPDYIKNVYGTGYKWIE
- a CDS encoding sensor histidine kinase, whose amino-acid sequence is MDRMKSLLQKSLSRFTICTVIILLLATPLFYLLTKYFYAEDLREIVEAAQSGVPLPKTDLEQDMIVGIALQFVLIMSVLLASLILMLKLISKRLWAPFDETLRQLEHFSLEKEIPPLFTVSDIKEFNRLNSVLTQLIKNNLRSYKIQKEFTENASHELQTPLAVFQSKLDLLLQQPNMTQQQAEIVLSLYEVSARLTRLNKNLLLLAKIDNKQYTQMELIDIVQIIERTLPLLSEFTQEIKIRKEIQVTSFTIRANKALLESLINNLFINAVRHNVVKGEITIIITPNQLIISNTSSEEQLDKELVFERFHRSSEKINGNGLGLAIVKAICNFHGWGIDYQYNAGNHEFIINF